One region of Miscanthus floridulus cultivar M001 chromosome 19, ASM1932011v1, whole genome shotgun sequence genomic DNA includes:
- the LOC136528707 gene encoding AT-hook motif nuclear-localized protein 25-like codes for MAGMDPGDGGGGAASHYLELLRAQQQQLQQQLQHQQGPLSPSSHVMMERSAPSPENVDPGGDQPALEGSVGSGGPTRKPRGRPPGSKNKPQPPIIITRDSPNALHSHVLEVAAGADIVECVSEYARRRCRGVCVLSGGGAVSNLALRQPGADPPGSLVATLRGQFEILSLTGTVLPPPAPPGASSLSVYVAGGQGQVMGGSVVGQLIAAGPVVLMAASFANAVYERLPLEAEEEEAATAAAAAAAATATETQGAAEPAEGQPQQQEASQSSGVTGSDGGGGGIGHGMSLYDLGGNAAGYQLPGENFGTWSGGMRPPF; via the coding sequence ATGGCCGGAATGGATcctggcgacggcggcggtggggctgCGTCGCACTACCTGGAACTCCTccgcgcgcagcagcagcagctgcagcagcagctgcagcaccaGCAGGGGCCGCTATCCCCGTCCTCCCACGTCATGATGGAGCGCTCCGCGCCGTCGCCGGAGAACGTCGATCCCGGCGGGGATCAGCCCGCCTTGGAGGGCAGCGTGGGGTCCGGTGGGCCGACGAGGAAGCCGCGAGGACGGCCGCCGGGGTCCAAGAACAAGCCCCAGCCGCCCATCATCATAACGCGGGACAGCCCCAACGCGCTCCACTCCCACGTCCTCGAGGTCGCCGCCGGCGCCGACATCGTCGAGTGCGTCTCCGAGTacgcgcgccgccgctgccgcggcgTATGCGtgctcagcggcggcggcgccgtctcCAACCTCGCGCTACGCCAGCCCGGCGCCGATCCCCCGGGCAGCCTCGTCGCCACCCTGCGCGGGCAGTTCGAGATCCTGTCGCTCACGGGCACGGTGCtgccgccgcccgcgccgccgggAGCCAGCAGCCTCAGCGTGTACGTCGCCGGTGGCCAGGGGCAGGTGATGGGCGGGAGCGTGGTCGGCCAGCTCATCGCCGCCGGGCCCGTAGTCCTCATGGCCGCGTCGTTCGCCAACGCCGTCTACGAGCGGCTGCCGCtggaggcggaggaggaagaggcggcCACGGCAGCCGcagctgctgccgctgccactgccaCCGAAACCCAAGGCGCAGCGGAGCCGGCCGAAGGACAGCCACAGCAACAGGAGGCGTCGCAGTCTTCTGGGGTGACGGGTAgcgatggcggtggcggtggcattgGCCATGGCATGTCACTGTATGATCTTGGAGGCAACGCGGCTGGCTACCAGTTGCCCGGAGAGAACTTCGGCACCTGGAGCGGTGGTATGAGGCCACCATTTTGA